In a genomic window of Helianthus annuus cultivar XRQ/B chromosome 10, HanXRQr2.0-SUNRISE, whole genome shotgun sequence:
- the LOC110885223 gene encoding pyruvate kinase, cytosolic isozyme, which translates to MSNIDIEGILKELPNDGRIPKTKIVCTLGPASRSVAMCEKLLRAGMNVARFNFSHGTHDYHQQTLNNLNIAMQNTQILCAVMLDTKGPEIRTGFLKDEKPIQLKEGQEITITTNYTIKGNEDMISMSYKKLPVDLKPGNTILCSDGTITLTVISCDQAAGTVRCRCENTAMLGERKNVNLPGVIVDLPTLTEKDKEDILGWGVPNNIDMIALSFVRKGSDLVNVRKVLGPHAKRIQLMSKVENQEGVVNFDEILRETDSFMIARGDLGMEIPVEKIFLAQKMMIYKCNLAGKPVVTATQMLESMIKSPRPTRAEATDVANAVLDGTDCVMLSGESAAGAYPEIAVKTMARICIEAESSLNYGVIFKERIKSTPLPMSPLESLASTAVRTANKAKAKLIVVLTRGGTTAKLVAKYRPAVPILSVVVPVLDTDLFGWSCSDEAPARHSLVYRGLIPILAEGSAKATDAESTEEILEAALQSATRKGLCKPGDSVVVLHRIGGASVIKICIVNRLL; encoded by the exons ATGTCAAATATAGACATTGAAGGAATCTTGAAAGAGCTTCCAAACGATGGGCGTATTCCAAAGACAAAGATTGTATGCACGCTTGGGCCGGCTTCTAGGTCAGTAGCAATGTGTGAGAAGCTTCTAAGAGCTGGTATGAATGTTGCCAGGTTTAATTTCTCACATGGGACCCACGATTACCATCAACAGACATTGAACAATCTCAATATAGCAATGCAAAATACTCAGATCTTGTGTGCCGTCATGCTTGATACCAAG GGCCCCGAGATTCGAACTGGTTTTCTAAAGGATGAGAAACCTATTCAACTGAAAGAAGGTCAAGAGATCACTATAACCACCAATTACACCATCAAGGGTAATGAGGACATGATCTCCATGAGCTACAAGAAACTACCCGTTGACTTAAAGCCCGGCAACACCATCCTGTGTTCTGACGGGACCATAACTCTAACGGTCATTTCATGTGATCAGGCGGCTGGGACCGTCCGTTGTCGCTGTGAGAATACAGCCATGCTAGGCGAGCGGAAAAACGTGAATCTTCCAGGTGTCATAGTTGATCTTCCAACACTCACGGAGAAGGACAAAGAAGATATCCTTGGATGGGGTGTCCCTAACAACATTGATATGATTGCGCTTTCGTTTGTTCGAAAAGGCTCGGATCTTGTTAATGTACGCAAGGTTCTTGGCCCTCATGCCAAGAGAATACAGTTGATGTCTAAG GTTGAGAACCAAGAAGGAGTGGTCAATTTTGATGAGATTTTACGTGAGACTGACTCGTTCATGATTGCTCGTGGAGATCTAGGAATGGAAATCCCAGTTGAGAAAATCTTCTTGGCACAAAAAATGATGATTTATAAATGCAATCTTGCTGGAAAACCGGTTGTGACAGCCACACAAATGCTCGAATCCATGATCAAATCACCCCGGCCCACCCGTGCGGAGGCCACAGATGTCGCCAATGCGGTCCTCGATGGCACAGACTGTGTCATGCTTAGTGGAGAAAGTGCAGCCGGAGCATACCCGGAGATCGCTGTGAAAACAATGGCTCGGATTTGCATAGAAGCGGAATCATCTCTGAATTATGGGGTCATCTTTAAAGAGAGAATAAAGTCTACCCCTTTACCAATGAGCCCATTGGAATCTCTTGCATCAACCGCTGTTAGAACAGCTAACAAGGCTAAAGCGAAGCTGATAGTGGTGCTAACCAGGGGTGGAACCACTGCCAAGTTGGTGGCAAAGTACAGACCAGCGGTCCCTATCTTGTCGGTCGTGGTTCCTGTTTTAGATACCGATTTATTTGGTTGGTCGTGTAGTGATGAAGCGCCAGCTAGGCATAGTCTTGTATACAGAGGATTAATTCCCATTCTTGCTGAGGGATCTGCTAAAGCTACAGATGCAGAGTCAACTGAAGAGATTTTGGAAGCCGCTTTGCAATCGGCAACTAGGAAAGGGCTGTGCAAGCCTGGTGACTCGGTTGTGGTGCTACACCGCATCGGTGGCGCCTCGGTCATCAAGATTTGCATTGTTAACcgacttttataa